From Camelina sativa cultivar DH55 chromosome 7, Cs, whole genome shotgun sequence, one genomic window encodes:
- the LOC104699556 gene encoding protein MARD1-like isoform X1, whose protein sequence is MLRNKPRAAVTKKQQASSSLMADQPPVPVPPPSSSSSKLNNTCHSSSSLFSSPKFRFFASKMTPPFDSDFSLVSPTSILEANPSFFSSKNTKPTTYFEPTIPNPQRFHPPDTFGLADLVKYGDSNRDHSSKPVNKMVLFGSKLRVQIPSADFGTKTGMRYPAHGHGQGQGQLSPCVQAKKVLAVSEVDQTEDYTRVISHGPNPTITHIFDNSVFVEATPCSVSLPPPLVAMAMDTTKNT, encoded by the exons ATGCTGAGAAACAAACCTAGAGCAGCCGTGACGAAGAAACAACAAGCATCGTCGTCTCTAATGGCTGATCAACCCCCAGTCCCAGTCccaccaccttcttcttcttcttcaaaactcaacaacacttgccactcttcatcttctctctttagCTCCCCGAAGTTTAGGTTTTTTGCTTCAAAGATGACTCCTCCTTTTGACTCTGATTTCTCTCTCGTCAGCCCTACCTCGATCCTCGAAGCTAACCCATCATTCTTCTCCTCCAAAAACACTAAACCCACTA CCTATTTCGAGCCCACGATCCCTAATCCCCAAAGGTTTCACCCACCTGACACCTTTGGCCTCGCCGATCTCGTCAAATACGGAGACAGTAACAGAGACCACTCGAGTAAACCTGTCAACAAGATGGTCCTTTTCGGCTCTAAACTCAGAGTCCAGATCCCATCAGCTGATTTTGGAACTAAAACCGGGATGAGATACCCTGCTCATGGTCATGGACAGGGACAGGGACAACTCAGTCCTTGTGTCCAGGCGAAGAAGGTCTTAGCCGTGAGCGAGGTTGACCAGACGGAGGACTACACGCGCGTCATATCTCACGGTCCAAACCCAACCATCACTCATATCTTCGACAACTCTGTTTTCGTGGAGGCTACtccttgctctgtttctttaccACCACCACTAGTAGCCATGGCGATGGATACCACCAAGAACACGTAG
- the LOC104699556 gene encoding protein MARD1-like isoform X2 — protein MLRNKPRAAVTKKQQASSSLMADQPPVPVPPPSSSSSKLNNTCHSSSSLFSSPKFRFFASKMTPPFDSDFSLVSPTSILEANPSFFSSKNTKPTTYFEPTIPNPQRFHPPDTFGLADLVKYGDSNRDHSSKPVNKMVLFGSKLRVQIPSADFGTKTGMRYPAHGHGQGQGQLSPCVQAKKVLAVSEVDQTEDYTRVISHGPNPTITHIFDNSVFVEATPCSVSLPPPLVAMAMDTTKNT, from the exons ATGCTGAGAAACAAACCTAGAGCAGCCGTGACGAAGAAACAACAAGCATCGTCGTCTCTAATGGCTGATCAACCCCCAGTCCCAGTCccaccaccttcttcttcttcttcaaaactcaacaacacttgccactcttcatcttctctctttagCTCCCCGAAGTTTAGGTTTTTTGCTTCAAAGATGACTCCTCCTTTTGACTCTGATTTCTCTCTCGTCAGCCCTACCTCGATCCTCGAAGCTAACCCATCATTCTTCTCCTCCAAAAACACTAAACCCACTACCTATTTCGAGCCCACGATCCCTAATCCCCAAAGGTTTCACCCACCTGACACCTTTGGCCTCGCCGATCTCGTCAA ATACGGAGACAGTAACAGAGACCACTCGAGTAAACCTGTCAACAAGATGGTCCTTTTCGGCTCTAAACTCAGAGTCCAGATCCCATCAGCTGATTTTGGAACTAAAACCGGGATGAGATACCCTGCTCATGGTCATGGACAGGGACAGGGACAACTCAGTCCTTGTGTCCAGGCGAAGAAGGTCTTAGCCGTGAGCGAGGTTGACCAGACGGAGGACTACACGCGCGTCATATCTCACGGTCCAAACCCAACCATCACTCATATCTTCGACAACTCTGTTTTCGTGGAGGCTACtccttgctctgtttctttaccACCACCACTAGTAGCCATGGCGATGGATACCACCAAGAACACGTAG